GAATCATGTCAGTTGCCAACTTGAGAGACCCATGCCCATCCATACAAGAGAAACATTCACAAGTGACAAGTGATACTGTACTCTTTGGCGTCCATTGTCATCATAGAGAGAATGCAATGCAACTGAGGGACCATGGGAATGGAATGAATGTAGCCCCAAGCATGGCTATGCTAGGGCCGGAGTAGCCTACTGTGCTCATGCTGCAATCTTCCATTAGTGTACTACTACCACTACATGTTATGGCATAATGTACATATTGTTGGACGGATGTATGGACCGGCATTTTGGTTTTCTGGTCCAGGTCCAGGTCCAGGCAGGATGAAcaaatgatcatcatcatcagaTCTTCCTCGCCGACTCGTCGGCGAAAAGAACGTCGTCTATACATGTCACTATGGTGTACGCCAGGCTCTCCAGCACCCTGGAGTAGCTCTCCAGGACGGCCTGCCCAACGTCCTGCAGCACAAGCAATCAGATTCATCACATCACAAATTCACAATTCAAGCCTGTGATGAGATCGAAAATCTTCAGTGGGTGCAGTTGAAGGCGGCTTTGGTGTGGTGATCATGGATTCATGGTCGCCTACCTTGTTGTGCTGTATCTTGCTGGCGTCGAGCGTGGTCTGGGAGAGGCCGGGGAAGCGGTGCTTGAGGCAGAGCAGGGCGTCCTCGGCCCGGCTCGCCAGCATCACGTTCTTGTCCGACTCCATGAGGTCCTTGACGGCGCCCCACGGCGACCGAGCGTGGCCGTGGCCCGCCTTGCGCCGCCACACGTGCATCGCCGCCTCCACgcggtccgccgcctccagcgcctcGTGCTCCGACGAGATCTCCAGGCAGTCCAGCAGGTACTCCGGCGAGAACTTGCCCGGGAACGACATGCCCCGGTAGAGCGCGTCGCCCACGCTCGCCCGCCCGCACTGCGCATTTGGGTGCCAGCAACCTTTGTCAGAGGAATCGCGATCGGGAAACTAAAAGAAAAGTTTCGGTTTCATGGCGGGAGGTTTGAGGAGGCTGGCAACCCACCTTGGGAAGCGTCTGCGTGTACGACTCCGGGATCTTGATCTCGGCGAGGATGCCGTTGTTGATGGCCATGGCCGCCTTGTGGATCTGGCTCGCGCAGTCGTGCTTCTGCCGCAGGTCCCGCCGGGCCGGCTCCGTGAGCCCGGACTTGGTGACGCACGGCACCGGCAGCCACCACCGCTCCTCGCCGCGGTGGCTCGCCGGACGGCACGGCGCCGAGTCGTCGCAGCTGTCCTTGTGCGCCTTGTCGTTGAGGTACCAGAATTCCGTCTTCTGGAAGCCGTCCAGGATCTCCTGCGCGCGCATCATCAATCAAATCAAATTAAGCCCACGTGAACAGCAAATTCTTGGAAGGCGCGAAGGAAATGAGCTCGGATCttacgagcagcatgtcgtcgagcTTCTCGAGGGCCGGGAGGTTGACGTAGATGTCGGATCTCGGCCTGGTCGCCATCACCTGACACAACCAGAATGCATATATTTCAGATGCTTTGCCAGTGACATGGAGGTTGTATGTTTCGAAGCCATGGTGGTGATGTTTCGATCCCTCACCTCTCGGGTCGTACCGTCGGGCAGGATGTCCTTGGACGGGAAGAACTCGACGATGTAGTCGCAGACGGAGAGCAGGCAGTCCATCTCCCGCCGCCACATGGACTTCTTCTCCACCGGCAGGGGCTCCAGCCGGTGGCAGCTCCCAAAAACGGTCGCTGCAAGCAGAGTAAGCAGCACATGTCAGGGTCCTCTGTTCTATTGGCAATAGTAACCTCTTCCACAAAAGGACAGGCCGGCGTGCTTGATTACTTACCGTAGAGGTTGGTGATGGCgttggagatggcggcggcggtggagacgcccttgccgccgccggacatgtcctccCCGAGCAGGAGCTTGGAGAACCTCTCCTTCATCAGCTGCAACTCTGCCAGCCCACACCCACGAGTACATTAGCGCATGAGCATACCTACAATGGACAGGAGCCAAGAACCGGGAGCAGCAGAGAAGTGCGTACCGGTGCAACCGGCCTTGCGGTCACGCGCGCCGCCGCGCCGCGGCTCCGTGCCGAGCCTCTGCAgcagcggcgccggcggcggcatcCGCGCCGCCAGCTTGCAGACCGGCCAGCGCGGGTACGGCGACCCGTACGGGCTCCCGGGCTCCCCGCTGCACTCGGACGACACGTCGGAGGCggcgccgtcgtccccgtcgtcgcgGCGGAGGTTTAGCGCTCGCAGCACGCCGGCCCGCTGATGGTCGAGGGGCACGTCATCGTCGTCGAAGTCGGCGTAGTCGGACTGCGAGCCCTCCTCCCACGTCGACGACGTCGGCGTGTCCATGTCTATCCCCGCGCATGCACCGTCGACCGCTTAGTTCACGCACAGGCACAGCTCTGGGCGGCGCGTGCGGCGTGCGGCGTGATGGTGCGCGCCGGGTGATCGAGCCCGGGCaggaaggaatgggaatgggatAGCGATGGTGGTGGCGCAGTGGAGGAGTAGGAACATGCGGGGGGAGTGGCAGCGGGGACAAGGGACGAGCAGAAATAGGTGGCGTCGCCATCATGAGGCCCCACGAtgacgcccgcccgcccgcccggtGGCCATGAGGTAAACGGGCGTGCGATTCCCTCGCTGCCGCCGGCGATgcctcctgcctgcctgcctgccgcgGGAAATTTTCTTTGAAATGTGCAACAACTTACTGCCACCACAGTAATCCAACTAGGAGTATCACTGTGCGCCTGGCACGCAGCGCCAGGCAGGGCTCTGGCGCTCTGCCATGGGCATATGATCACGTGCCCGCCCCACAACTTGCTTAACGCACTAACGACCAATCAACCATCATGGTCTGTCCCCCTTAAACACCGCATTAGCGGCCGCGTGGCTGGCGTGGAGGTCGCGTCGCCGTGGGCTTTACCTGACACAAAAGTCGCGGGCATGCCGGCCACCCCACCGGAGCAATAATGGCGACATTACGGACGGCCAAAGGCGGCCAAaggggagaggaaaaaggaaaggaaccgTCCTCGCCGCTGCGGCCTTTCCGATCATGACCCGGCAGCCGCGCGCCCCGAGGAGCGGAGCATAGTGCCCGATCGTATTCTCCTCGCAAAGCCGCCATTATTTTACCTTGCACCCTCGTTCTCCATGGAAGGAAACAGTCGCTTTTCTCTCCTCGTCCCCTGTACACATCCTCCGTTCGTTAGCCTTTGCAACTAGTACTAGGATAGGATAGGATTGACGCAAAGGCGCTCTAATCTAATCTAATCATCTGCACTGGTGCCGTGGTAAGTAAAGTACAGAAAAGCGGGGTGTTTCTTTGCTGTCACGGCTCACGAGCTGTGGTACAGGAGTAGTATACTACTGTGGAGGGGGGTTCAGATCATGCAGAGGAGAGGCAGAATAGAATACAGCTCTTCTGGCCGCTCAGCTTAGCATAATAAGATGCTAGTGCAGTACTAATTCTAGCAGGAGTACATGTTTTTTAGCTTATCCGTGGCACGCCCATGCCGACTCTTGATTGGCCTGTATGCGCATCATAGGCCTACGATGTAGCCCCACGTGCCTACGCGCTAGCTGCTTGCTAATGACATGCTTTGTGCTGATGATGCCTGCTAAGCCTGGCTGGCTGGCTGTCTGACTGGCTTCTCGCTGAGTTGTGCTGTATGTTTATATAAATGCAATGGATCATGGATGGACTTTTCTTTTTGAGCTTCTTTTTAAGTTATGGATATTCAAAAGGGTGTTATCCTGGATTAGTTGGGATTACATTGTTTAGTAGCTGTTGTACATTATTCTCTGCCTTCTATATAAATATGGTACTTAATATACTCTTGAAAAATATCATTGTTTAGTAGCACTCATATTTAACCGCTCATCAAAATGATTTTTCCTAGGTTTTACTATTTCCGGAGGATTCATTAAGGCGACCAAAGAGCATCAACAATCACACTGGTGAATTGCCACCCAACTGGATCCCCTGTATTCAGCACAAACGTCTGGACTGTCCGGCAGCCTCCCAAACTCAGCCCATATGTGGGCAGGATATGCGGAGACCAGACGCGTCACATCGGATTGATGGGCAGGGCCCGTGCTAAAAGCCTACCACCCACTAAGGATTCACGACGGACTAACAAACCTATGCGATCATGGCGTACACTCATGAAGGACAAGCCAGTACAAACCTCTTAGTATCTTTACAACTTGAAGACTCCCGAGAACATAGCCGGTCTAGGAGGCGCAAACCCTCCAAAAGTAACAAGATTGAGGTTGCTTGTGCTTTAATAGATAATCTCCTTCATAGTTAAACTCTCTCAAGATTTGTCTTTTGGATTGGAGAGGTAGGAGAGGAAAGCAATGAGGGGATTAGGTCTCAAAGACTTGGCTCGATGGTTGGAGTATAAAGCTCTTTGAAATTAGCACAAGGATGTGGTGTTCTCTCTTGGAAAATATGACGGGCGTGAAGTTTGCTTCGAGTGAAATGTTGTATAGGTGGGGGTATAAATAGGTTGGACCATAAATTTGACCGTTACACACTTCTTAACATAGTTCGAAAACTCCGGAATGGTTAGCTCAGAAGTTCCAAATAGTGCTAAAGCTGACAACTTTAGAATCGCTCAGATGATCCAACCTAGAAGTATTTGGAGGCTCAGAGTGGATTACCTCGCAGGTGGCACGCTCTTCGAAGTGCCTCTGAAAATTTTGAGCGGGGGCTTTGAAGGTTCCGAACAGGATATATAGGGTTTGCTAACTTTGCTCGATGGTTTCGAGTGGAATGTCTAGTAGCTACGAACAACTAGGGTTTTGTCAACAACTATATCTATATTATCGCTCGGAGAGTCTGTAAGTACTCAAAAAACTTCGAAAGAGTGAAACATAGGTACATATAGTGGAGAAATGAAACTTTTTTAGggctttggtgtttgatctttaaGCACATGGACAAATAAACTCAACTTAGCAACCTCATTCCTGTTTCGAAAATATCGTCATACCTATGGATTCagtgtgatcttagatcactaaaatataaaagcTAAAGTCCTTGGCTTGGCCATCACTTGTCTTCATGAAAAATATTGGGGTCACCTTTCATACCCTTTGTTTCAACCTAATGGAACTTTCCTTAGATAAGCTTGTTAAAGCATTAGTTCCTTGAGATATATTGGCATTAGTTACCAAAATTGATGAGGAAAAATAGATGAGAAAAATAAAAGTATAATCATATGTCAAATATGTTTGGCTATTCTAGATACTTCTATTGTAGTctggtatttcttttcttttctcaacCCCAGCTACAGTTTTCTGGAGTCTTctagctatgagtagaatggtgaatcTTAAATAATGTTTTCTGGAGTGTTCTAGCcataagtagaagtatgtgaaggcttccaaagccctataaatagaggtcatCACCTCTAGTTTGCAGGCAGACTATGCACCCACTACCTGTAGTAtaacttgttgttcttatctacGATCTTGGAAGATCTTGTGTTCTAGGAGTTTTGGATTGAACTCCTGCTGCCATACCGGCCCTCTccgcctctagagcgatatctagcagAGCACATTGAAGTAGTTCCTTCAACTCTAGTGTTGTACACTTTGTAGCaacaaggtggagttgctcctccacaaccttgTGCTGCTTGAAAAATCCACCAAGGGGATTAAAGGCACTTTCAATAGTACAATAAATCTACCATATTTATTTAGAAGCCAGCAACCTGAATCTAAATCACCAGTTAACACTACTCCGTCACACACCTGCTTTACTTGGTTCCACATAACAACAATAACACCCCAGAGTGTTCTTTTAAATCGATTGGTGCTCCAATTATTCTTTGTCACTGTAGCTACAAAATATATTGGCAGTAAAAGAAATGAAATAGTCTTAGGCCCTCTGGGAAACTCAAATATCAACATCATATAAAATGGAATATTGTTAAGGTATGGCCCAAGAAAAATGAGCCTAGCCCGATATGTATGAAATCTACCTTTCTAGGGACAtactttcttttcttccttttcaatGGTGTTAAGCCATCCTTGTTACACAACCTCACAATGTTCATAGGAACTAGATGTTTAGgactcctttgattcaaaggaatttcatAGAATTTTTGAAGGGTTGGAATCCTTAGAATTTTTTTCTACATTGGCCATTTGATTCATAGAATTGAATCCTATAGGAATTTTTTCGTTGGGATCATCTGTACTAGATTTCATTGCAAATTgagcatccactccaacctcttttttCACTTCATTTGTTTTTCCTATAGCATCAAACACTCTGTGCTAATCCTATGGGAAtcaagtgggcatgccactccaatcctttaTTTTTCCTATTCCTCCTTTTTTgagaatcctacgaatcaaagagggtCTTAAATGGTAAAGAACCTACACCACAAGTAAAAATTGAAGCATAGCTATATTATTTCTTCTCTAACATtaccaaaacacataaactcaattTTATGAAAATTAACCTACATACAGAGACTTGTTCAAACAAGAATAGAACAAACTTTAGATTTTTGGCTCCTTCTAAATCATCTTGAAACATGaaaacaatatcatccacatactaAGTCCCCTTTCTACCAAGTTTGGAGCTACACCCTCAATAACCCGTGTTGTGTGCTTTAacaatcaattaattaattatatatatttCATCATTAAATAGAACTAGAGAAAGAGGATCCCCTACCGAAGTCCTTTATCTTCTTCAAAGTATGGCCTTCCTTGGTCATTAACTGTGACAACAACTTAATCACTACTTATTGTTTGCATGACTTAACTAATTCATTTTTCAAGAAAACCTTCTTAGTTAAAAGTTAAAATAAACCTCAGAATGGACCAACTTATGTTATCATATGCTTACCTGTATGAATTTTGTGTGGAAAAGGGGTTTTTCATTACTCATGGTGGCAAAATATCGTTCTTACAAGTATTGACGACTTCCTCCACTCTAGAACCCAGGCATACGGTTGTGCGTCGATTTCTATGACCATAAGCGGCTAAGCAATGTCTGACTCTATTCTGGGAGCGATTTACCTAAGAGATGGCAAAACCCCTAGCATCAGTTAGCAGAGACTTGATGTCTTGCACTATGGCCGTATATCTCGATCTGTTCTGAGCCTTTTCTTGGATCATGGACACGGCTTCAGCGTTGTTCAGCTCAACTCTCGCGGAAGGGTTGTTCATTGAAGAACTATGGAGAGGCCCTCATGGCGGACAGTGAGTTCGGCCTCCAATGCACTATCACGTGTGATATGTCCACAACATTGTGAAGATGATCTCGCCGACTGCGTCAAATAGCACCATACCTGTCCTTTTTTTTCTCGAGTACGCAGGAAAGTTCGTACTATATATTAtagaagggaaaagggggtaaAGAGCCCCTCCACTTTGGGTTTACATACACATATTTACACCCAGAACTCCACCTGATATATTACATATAACTAACTCCTCGCCTCATTGCCCACTTCTAGAGCCACAAAGAAGCTCTCTACGTCTACTTTGATGATGCCGGCCGTTTTCCACACTCTGCCCTCCTCCTTTATACGGCGTAGTACTCCTTTCACCGATGGTGTTGCACCATCAAACACAATCGAGTTGCGGTGTTTCCACAGTTTCCACATAACGAGGAGGATGAGGGCGCGGATGTCTTTTCCCTCACCTTTGTTTCCACCCTTACTCAAGCACCACTCGGTTAGCCTTGTGTCTCCAGTTGGTATCCACTCTTGCTTGTTCATCGCCATGCATATCCTTGTCCAAATCTCTCTCGCGAAAACGCACTGGGCGAGGATGTGGTCTATGGTTTCCTCCGCTTGGTCGCAGAACGGGCAAGCGTCCTGATGGTCCAGCCCACGCCATGCTAATCGGTCTGAGGTCCAGCACCTGTTACGTAGGACGAGCCATGTAAAGAAACGGCATCACAGCGGCGCCCTGGACCTCCACGTGAACTGCTCTGTCGGCGCGGTCTGGCGGCCCCAGAATCTCGCGTTGTATGCCGATTTGGTTGAGAAAACACCGTTTGTCACCCATGCCCAACGCACTGAGTCTTCTCTGTCCTGAACAAGATGGATCTCCGCTAAACTGTCCCACAGTGCTAGATACTCCTGCAGTAGCTCGGGTGATAATTCAGGCCCGATGTCAATGGCCCAGGCCGCATGATCTGGTGAGGCAGAACGTGAGATCCACCATACCTGTCCTAGTCGATCCATTCGCTTCCACATATGATCCGTCTATGTTGAGCCTTGTCTATCCCTCAAGCGGACGGATCCATCGGAGCTCCTCACCGGCAGCCATATTTTTTGCTTGGCGTAGTCATACTTGAGCCGAGAATGGCAGGTGCAGGAAGAACCATCTTGCCATTCTCCATGTTTCCATGGGGGTATAGCTGTATGCACAAGAGAACGTTTACATATCCCACCGGAAACGTCAGCTGGCCTTGGTTGGTGGAGCCACCTTATTATGTGTTAGCTCGTTACAAACATGCCATGTCCGCCAAAGCGTCACCAGTAGAACCATCATTAGTGTCTCCGAGAGGGGCTCAAGCACACCCAACAGCCACTCCGGTCCAACGTTGCAGATAGAATGTGTTAGAATAAAACCGAGGCGTACCGTTGATCATCCgagaaccaagcaatcacacgagcacgatgccgagatttgttaacgaggttcaccgatatggctacatctccgGGGTCTGACTATGGGCGCTTCTTttcatgacaccgctacaataccgcaccaggtcgccctggacgccggcacatgtcgccggcttcccctgcgctcctgtgctattatgttggcataggtcacatcgtgtgtctacccccactatatatgagaggcctaggatacaagtgtcctatttggacacgactccacatcctatgtaaactcAACAtaactcatagtccaactgtaacctaccttgtatactatattcgacacaactccaacaaactccaccttggcgaatattctccgccaccttgaattcgtcaaagcgtcaaacttccatgtacattggacttgagattataccgtgagtaccgctgctactccaaagactccatgtgactccacctacaACTTGTAGTCCcctcttttcttgaccacagtcaacactcaagCAAAATTAAGtttcttgttactctagtttgtgctcccaacttccagagtattagtccaacgctatcacacactgatcactgactgcgtgaaagtgaacaactcacatattggatgtcacacataagagttacttGAACTCAatatcaccgctcctttcttgaccgcctgtctgaaacttgaaggaatttcaccattgcttgtagtcagcccgagtcaaattcgcagttgtctcgcCACATGTATGACTACCAGAGCCCTGGCCTGTCTCCATGTTCCGTGCGTAccacacgcctcgccgctattactgcgtcgagcctccactgtcctggtcgagtcacaagggtcgcgaacccacaccactcaaccccactGCGGAGTACCATCGGTCATCGCCatccgatgacgagtttcacgcttccatcagaccactgggctccagtccgaactgcgtGTTACTCGCTTTTTTCCgcttgctgaataggcttcgattccctggatccttacaccgtagcccctcaatccagctccagcTTCAACATGACTCcgtggtagatgatcagtccaccccttgcaccccgtcgacttcaagctccgtgtgcACCGTCTTGactcaaccccgcgccatagtcttgtcgaagccacacaagcactCGTGCctgtgccacgtgtttccacgcgtagaagtcggtcaccatcagcatcacgctcctatgtcgtcatcgccgatcccaccaccgtcttttGTACCAACGGACtcgcgtcgatccgtcagactgagAAGTCCGACCCAGGCGAACTTATCCGGCTGCATGACACGCTCCAGACTCCTCAAGCCGTCATCGTGACAATCGCCATCCATACATAAATGTGTATCAACAAAGAGAACCAAAGCAAAGTCCACATAGCCTTCCCGTGTGAACATATCAAATCAGATCAACAAAGCTAACTAGCTCAAGCACCTGATCCATCACACTTCTGTAGCtaaccttttctttttcttttctttttccatgACTTCATCACGATCTGACTAAACCCTTGTGTCAATTTTTTTTTCACCAAACAAATCTCCGTCACGTATGTAACAACAGCATCTCTCCGGAGCACCACACAGCCACGCACTCCTGCACATCGCACAACAGTAGCGCCACCTAGGCCATCGGCTGCCTGGCCTGCCTCTCCTGGGCCACCTCCAACAGCCTCGCACCAGTGGCTTCGTCCGGCGCGCATCGCCTGCTGCTAGGCCTCAGCCTTGAGCCAAAGCACCACACAGTTCGCTCAGCGTCAGCCACGCGCCCGTTATGCCGCCGCCGCTGTTTGTGATTCCTACTGCCGCACGGGTCTTGCTTCGACGCgcttctgatccgtcttcttcaattCGCCGCTGACATTAGCAACTGCCCTGATCGAACACGGAAGTACCGCGTGACAACGATCCGCTCCATCGCAATTGTTCTGCACCGCGATCCAATTCAACGATCTTCTTGCAAAGCGCTCCTCTAGACCAACAATCCTTAGCCTCCGAGCAACCTAGCTCGTGATACCACTTGTTATAATAAAATCGAGGCATACTATtaatcatccgaggaccaagaaatcacacgagcacgacgccgagatttgttaacgaggttcattgATATGGCTACATCTCCGAGGCCTGACTATGggtgctcctccccatgacaccgctacaataccgcaccaggtcgccctggacgccggcacattgccgccggcttcccctgtgctcctgtgctattatgttggcatagttacatcgtgtgtctatccccgctatatatgagaggcctaggatacaagtgtcctatttaGACATGACTCTACATCCTatataaacacaatacaactcatagtccaattgtaacctaccttgtatactatattcgacacaactccaacagaaTGGACGTCCAATGATTGCCATTTCGTAGCCATGGCTTGTCAATGAGTCACCGCATGCGGACATCTGCAATGGAAGAAATCTCACAATCCACACCACATAGGGGACAAGTGTAAGTGATCTCCAGCCCTCGGGAAAGTTTATTGGACCATGCAGCAAGGGAATTTGACACAAGGCATCATGCAAAGACTTGGACCTTTGGGGGAGGAGGAGACCCTCGTCTGATCTTCTAGATGGCGTGACGACCATCCGCTGCCAAAACACCGCACTTTGTTTTCTCTGCCTATGCCCCTTTTTCTCCAGCTATGCCTCCAAAGGACATGAGAAAGAACGTATGTCATGGTGAGccgagttaattgcacagaagtaccacaattgaggcatcacatgcagattggtaccacgattgctaatttttacgtgtcagtaccagcATTGCTCCAGACTTTTGCAAAAAGGTCTAAACCGCGTATAAAcacgtattgacggtgtatctgactGGCGGGGGCCACCTGTCAGGCGCCGATGTGGcaatttttttacagaaaacccccttacTTTGCATGTAAGACGGCGGAGGAGGCGGACTGGGTGGGGATCCAGAGCACGCCGTCGACGGTGGTGGCGATGGCGGGCACGGTGCCGGTGCCGGTGGCGGCGACGATGGCCGGCTCGGACTGCTGCAGCAGCCAGCGCACGGTCTCGCCGTCCGACTTGTGCCCTAGCTCGCGGGTGAGCTGGAAGATCCCGGCGAAGTAAGGCGGCCGGCATGCGGATCCGGCGGCCGCGGCCCTCGACCTTGGTGTGCCGGTCCCGGTTCCTCGGCGGCGGCTTGCGCACCACCATCCCGCCCCCGCCGGCCCCGAAGAGCTCCACCGGCTCCGGCTTGGGCACCACCATGTACCCCCCGCGTACCGGCACCGGCACCATCGCCATCGCCCCCGGCTCAGCCACCCCGCCGGCGTGCGCTTCCCCCTCGCCCAGCGACCTGTCCTGCCCCTCCGACTCCATCCCGGCAGCGGGCGCGGTGGCCTGGTGCCCCCGTTGCGGGAGTAGGCGTCACCGGAGGAGGTGAAGCCGAGCTCCTCAAGGCCATCGAGGGCGGGGGACCGGAACCAGCCGTTGAACTTGGCGTAGCGTTCGCGGCCGAGGCGGATGCCGTagagggcgaggcggcgggcggggCCAGGGTGCGCGGCGAGGATCTTGGAGGCGACGGCGACGCGGTTGCGCTCTTGCCCGGAGAGTCCTCTGGCGACGAGGTTGAGTGGGGTGGTGCGCCAGATGTGGCGCCATCGGGAGGAGAGGATGGCCGTTCGGGCGGCTTCCTTGGTTCTGGGGAGCAGGGAGATGATGGTGCCGAGGAGCTCGTCGGGGAGGCGGCTGATGAGGTCGaggccctcgtcgccgccgccatccCTGGTCGTCGGGGGATCTTGCGCTTCGGGCTCGTCCCGCTTCCGCTTCTTGGATGCGGAAGCCACCGCCGCATcgtccatggccgccgccgccgccaaaagAGATGAGTTTGTTGGAGAAGAGCACGAGGAAACAGCCACTGATAGCGGTACTCTAGTACTCTTTCCCCAGCCACGATAGTTTATGTGATTACGTGCGAAgtaagggggttttctgtaaaaaatgCCACGTCGGCGCCTGACAGGTGGCCCCCGCCAGTCAGATACGTCGTCAATACGTGTTTATACACGGTTTAGACCTTTTTGCAAAAGTCTGAAGCAATgctggtactgacacgtaaaaattagcaatcgtggtaccaatctgcatgtgatgccccaattgtggtacttctgtgcaattaactctgGTGAGCCTATGAATACCGTGCAAGGGCCATGTATTGAGCACATAAGTGATTGTTGCCACTTGATTAAAAATTTCAAAAGGTAAGATGCATTGAGTTGTCGTTAAAGTAAAATTTCAAAAATATGTGATAACGCAACATTATATTTAGAGGCAGGTGACCAGATGAGTTCATTCATGAAATTTGGTACATGTCAATTTTGATTCAAATTTACAACTGATCATGCCTTTTTCATTTGGAATGAGTGAGACCTTGTGTTTTCGTGTGATTCTTAGACAACAAATTATCCTTCATGTTCTCTGGCGACCGTTTGCCACGGGGAGCAGCGGCGTAGCAGGCCCCGGGCTAGCAGGGCAGTGGCCTGAGGCGTGAGGGCAAATCTCTTCGTGTACTGTAGCATCACGGCTGGCCTGGCGTAGCGATTTCCTGGCTACTGCACTGACGGGGAGCATCCTGACGAACCACCCTTGAGTTGCACGATCTCCATCTGATGGATGGCATTTTTCGCACCCCCCTAAAAACCCTTCAAGTGAATGAACTTTCATGGGAGT
This region of Triticum aestivum cultivar Chinese Spring chromosome 2D, IWGSC CS RefSeq v2.1, whole genome shotgun sequence genomic DNA includes:
- the LOC123054200 gene encoding rop guanine nucleotide exchange factor 3; its protein translation is MDTPTSSTWEEGSQSDYADFDDDDVPLDHQRAGVLRALNLRRDDGDDGAASDVSSECSGEPGSPYGSPYPRWPVCKLAARMPPPAPLLQRLGTEPRRGGARDRKAGCTELQLMKERFSKLLLGEDMSGGGKGVSTAAAISNAITNLYATVFGSCHRLEPLPVEKKSMWRREMDCLLSVCDYIVEFFPSKDILPDGTTREVMATRPRSDIYVNLPALEKLDDMLLEILDGFQKTEFWYLNDKAHKDSCDDSAPCRPASHRGEERWWLPVPCVTKSGLTEPARRDLRQKHDCASQIHKAAMAINNGILAEIKIPESYTQTLPKCGRASVGDALYRGMSFPGKFSPEYLLDCLEISSEHEALEAADRVEAAMHVWRRKAGHGHARSPWGAVKDLMESDKNVMLASRAEDALLCLKHRFPGLSQTTLDASKIQHNKDVGQAVLESYSRVLESLAYTIVTCIDDVLFADESARKI